Proteins encoded within one genomic window of Burkholderiaceae bacterium:
- a CDS encoding O-methyltransferase, with product MFAEQALAPDNTAVRTALWRALHLEIDAPPHVFEDVVGLKLAAPDDGWRDRPDMSPFTRPFRASILARARFVEDLVTEQAAQGVAQYVILGAGLDTFAQRKPDLAARMQVFEIDQPAAQQWKLRRLVELGFGVPPFLHLVPVNFEAGDDWCERLQASGLDPRKPSVVASTGVSMYLTRDAIRATLRQVATLAPGSTFVMSFMLPIELNDPDVRVGVERAAAGAKASGTPWLSFFTPAEMLALARDAGLSQVEHVSAEALVVRYFAGRADGLRPPANSEELLVATA from the coding sequence ATGTTCGCTGAGCAAGCCCTTGCACCCGACAACACGGCGGTGCGCACCGCGCTATGGCGCGCGCTGCACCTGGAGATCGATGCGCCGCCGCATGTGTTCGAAGACGTCGTCGGCTTGAAGCTGGCGGCGCCCGATGACGGCTGGCGGGATCGGCCCGACATGAGTCCGTTCACGCGGCCGTTTCGCGCTTCGATCCTGGCGCGGGCGCGCTTCGTCGAGGATCTCGTGACCGAGCAGGCCGCGCAGGGCGTTGCGCAGTACGTGATTCTCGGCGCGGGGCTGGACACGTTCGCGCAGCGCAAGCCGGACCTTGCCGCGCGCATGCAGGTGTTCGAGATCGACCAGCCGGCTGCGCAGCAATGGAAGCTCAGGCGCCTCGTGGAACTCGGTTTCGGCGTTCCGCCGTTCCTGCATCTGGTCCCGGTGAATTTCGAGGCGGGAGACGACTGGTGCGAGCGCTTGCAGGCCTCGGGCCTCGATCCGCGCAAGCCATCGGTGGTGGCCTCCACCGGCGTCAGCATGTACCTGACGCGGGACGCGATCAGGGCGACGCTGCGCCAGGTCGCGACGCTCGCGCCGGGTTCGACCTTCGTCATGTCGTTCATGCTGCCGATCGAGCTGAACGACCCCGACGTCCGCGTCGGCGTCGAGCGCGCGGCCGCCGGCGCGAAGGCGAGCGGCACGCCGTGGCTCAGTTTCTTCACGCCGGCGGAAATGCTGGCGCTGGCGCGCGACGCGGGCCTCAGCCAGGTCGAGCACGTCTCGGCGGAGGCGCTCGTCGTGCGCTATTTCGCAGGCAGGGCAGACGGTCTGCGCCCGCCGGCCAATTCCGAAGAGCTGCTGGTGGCGACTGCGTAG
- a CDS encoding putative carboxymuconolactone decarboxylase family protein has product MMLDWQSYRGQLAQRIGEIGRLSPDTIRGYRGLSQAGDKANLLGAKTRELIALAVGVTRQCDGCIATHSAAAIKAGATREEIAEALGVAIAVNAGAALVYSSRVMDALPAPDTA; this is encoded by the coding sequence ATGATGCTCGACTGGCAGTCATATCGTGGTCAACTTGCGCAGCGGATTGGTGAAATCGGGCGTCTGAGCCCGGACACGATCCGAGGCTATCGCGGCCTCAGCCAAGCCGGTGACAAGGCCAATCTACTGGGCGCGAAGACCCGCGAACTGATCGCACTCGCGGTCGGCGTCACGAGGCAATGCGATGGCTGTATCGCCACCCACTCGGCCGCTGCGATCAAGGCGGGCGCGACGCGGGAAGAAATCGCCGAGGCCCTTGGCGTGGCCATCGCGGTCAACGCCGGCGCCGCCTTGGTCTACTCGTCAAGAGTCATGGATGCCTTGCCCGCTCCGGACACGGCCTGA
- a CDS encoding Catalase-like heme-binding protein yields MKPASPGRWAAALERALLVVAASVVAASTVAVAGGPPASAEPNPREVVDQFQKNQGLFPGYRRNHAKGVCVSGYFESSGQAAPYSVAQVFAPHQRTPVVGRLSIPGTNPYAWDDSTPIRGMALSFTQRNGQQWRTAMNAVPAFPVSTPENNYEFLKAQQPDPATGDPDPAKMAAFFAAHPSADAFRTWDAATQPSASYATERYNGLDTFEFVDARGRRHAVRWSLLPQAAADGGPVPIDDPDFLAKDLQRRLSRAPLRWQLSVTLAGPGDPTDDATRAWPVDRRHVDAGTLVLDAAQPQDTGPCRDINFDPLVLPTGIAPSDDPLLQNRSAVYAESHRRRAHEQSRASSDDRRPARAKKP; encoded by the coding sequence ATGAAACCGGCTTCGCCCGGACGCTGGGCCGCCGCCCTCGAACGTGCGCTGCTGGTGGTCGCCGCATCGGTGGTCGCCGCCTCAACCGTCGCCGTCGCGGGTGGACCGCCCGCATCGGCCGAGCCCAATCCCCGTGAGGTCGTCGATCAGTTCCAGAAGAACCAGGGCCTGTTTCCCGGCTATCGTCGCAATCACGCGAAGGGCGTCTGCGTTTCGGGCTATTTCGAGAGCAGCGGCCAGGCCGCGCCATACTCGGTCGCACAGGTGTTCGCACCGCATCAGCGAACGCCCGTGGTGGGTCGCCTGTCGATTCCCGGCACCAATCCCTATGCGTGGGACGACAGCACGCCGATCCGCGGTATGGCGCTGAGCTTCACCCAGCGCAACGGCCAGCAGTGGCGTACCGCGATGAATGCCGTCCCGGCTTTCCCGGTTTCCACGCCAGAGAACAACTACGAATTCCTGAAAGCGCAACAGCCCGATCCCGCCACCGGCGACCCCGATCCCGCGAAGATGGCGGCGTTCTTCGCGGCGCATCCGAGCGCCGACGCATTCCGGACGTGGGACGCCGCCACCCAGCCCTCGGCCAGCTACGCCACCGAGCGCTACAACGGCCTCGACACCTTTGAGTTCGTCGATGCCCGCGGCCGGCGCCACGCAGTGCGCTGGAGCCTGCTGCCGCAGGCCGCTGCCGATGGCGGCCCCGTCCCCATCGACGACCCCGACTTTCTGGCAAAGGACCTGCAGCGTCGCCTGTCGCGCGCTCCGCTGCGATGGCAGCTTTCGGTGACCCTGGCCGGCCCGGGCGATCCGACCGACGACGCGACGCGCGCGTGGCCCGTTGATCGCCGCCACGTCGATGCCGGCACCCTGGTGCTCGACGCCGCGCAGCCGCAGGACACCGGCCCGTGCCGCGACATCAACTTCGATCCGCTGGTGCTGCCCACGGGCATAGCGCCCTCGGACGACCCGTTGCTGCAAAACCGTTCCGCCGTCTACGCCGAATCGCACCGAAGACGGGCCCACGAACAGTCGCGAGCGTCAAGCGACGATCGCCGGCCTGCGCGGGCAAAGAAGCCGTAA
- a CDS encoding Membrane-bound lytic murein transglycosylase B: protein MIALCVGTASAFAAKGIKKLAQADAGPGKPASTASDAVTYAARADAMQAAADIAQRDDLDPAWVREAIGEARFLPNVPRLMLPPPAGTLKNWTVYRSRFVNAARIRAGVRFWQENRDALARAEQQYGVPPQIVIGILGVETIYGRQMGNFRVIDALSTLAFDFPAAHPRAAERSAFFRGELEQFLLWAHRSGTDPLAPRGSYAGAMGMPQFMPSSVAKYAVDFDGKGSVDLAGDAADAIGSVANYLHAFGWLPGVAPFYPVRFDPSTLDLDALLAPDILPTFSAASFKAKGALLPDDAGAYPGKLALVELQNGADGPTYVAGTENFYVITRYNWSSYYAMAVIELGRAVAAAVGGVE, encoded by the coding sequence GTGATAGCGCTCTGCGTAGGTACCGCCTCGGCTTTTGCCGCAAAAGGCATCAAGAAACTGGCACAGGCCGATGCCGGGCCAGGCAAGCCGGCGAGCACGGCGAGCGACGCAGTCACCTACGCCGCCCGCGCTGACGCGATGCAGGCCGCCGCCGACATCGCGCAGCGCGACGACCTGGACCCGGCCTGGGTGCGCGAGGCGATAGGCGAGGCGCGCTTCCTGCCGAACGTGCCGCGGCTGATGCTGCCGCCGCCCGCCGGCACGCTGAAGAACTGGACCGTCTATCGCAGCCGCTTCGTGAACGCGGCACGCATCCGCGCCGGCGTGCGCTTCTGGCAGGAGAACCGCGATGCGCTGGCGCGCGCCGAGCAGCAGTACGGCGTACCGCCGCAGATCGTCATCGGCATCCTCGGCGTCGAGACGATCTACGGCCGCCAGATGGGGAACTTTCGCGTGATCGACGCGCTCTCCACGCTCGCGTTCGACTTCCCGGCAGCGCACCCGCGCGCGGCCGAGCGCAGCGCGTTCTTCCGCGGCGAACTCGAGCAGTTCCTGCTGTGGGCGCACCGCAGCGGCACCGACCCGCTCGCGCCGCGCGGCAGCTACGCCGGCGCGATGGGCATGCCGCAGTTCATGCCGTCGAGCGTCGCCAAGTACGCGGTCGACTTCGACGGCAAGGGCAGCGTCGACCTGGCCGGCGACGCCGCCGACGCGATCGGCTCGGTCGCGAACTACCTGCATGCGTTTGGCTGGCTGCCGGGCGTCGCGCCGTTCTATCCGGTGCGGTTCGATCCGTCCACGCTGGACCTGGACGCGCTGCTCGCGCCCGACATCCTGCCGACCTTCAGCGCCGCGAGCTTCAAGGCCAAGGGCGCGCTGCTGCCCGACGACGCCGGCGCCTACCCCGGCAAGCTCGCGCTGGTCGAGTTGCAGAACGGCGCCGACGGCCCGACCTATGTTGCCGGCACCGAGAACTTCTACGTGATCACCCGCTACAACTGGTCGAGCTACTACGCGATGGCGGTGATCGAACTCGGGCGCGCGGTGGCGGCGGCGGTCGGCGGCGTGGAGTGA
- a CDS encoding transglutaminase-like enzyme — protein sequence MLSLRREAGAAVGGNHAGGNHAGGLSARLRALPRDTRDTLFLLAVIGWILLPQLGRLPPWCSALAVGVLAWRGWLSLRARPLPQGRWILVLLVVTIAATWLNYSTLLGRDAGVTLIVGLLALKTLELRARRDAFVIFFLGFFTMLTNFFFSQSLLVAAAMLIGLLGLLTALVNAHMPVGRPPLVHAARTAGWMALLGAPVMAALFMLFPRLAPLWGIPDDAMSGRSGLSSTMEVGAIASLALDDSIAMRIRFDGPVPAPFELYFRGPVLSQFDGREWRAAPRRFDVDATFDRLQVAGRAVHYQVTLQPDNRPWVFVLDAADRAPQLPGYELTRGPALLWRANRPITDIVRYRATSHPDFRYDVVPDALTLQRDLELPAGYDPRTLALAAQIRSEPRYADADALTLVNLVLARLRGGGYRYTLEPGTYGRNTADEFWFDRKQGFCEHIASAFVVLMRALGVPARIVTGYQGGSQNPVDGDWVVRQSDAHAWAEVWSPGRGWVRVDPTAAVAPSRIGALARLAPPAGVFASVIDGVSPTLAHDLRAFWEAMNNRWNQWVLNYTQSRQFDLLRSLGFDAPSREDLGRLLIALVVAASLLAAAWSWWDQRQHDPWLRLLERVRARLRALGLPLAASAPPRAIAAAARQRFGDAAAPLADWLLRLEALRYAATERGRLAPLQRELERLKWPR from the coding sequence ATGCTGAGCCTGCGGCGCGAAGCTGGGGCGGCCGTCGGCGGCAATCATGCAGGCGGCAATCACGCCGGTGGTCTGAGCGCGCGCCTGCGCGCGCTGCCACGCGATACGCGCGACACGCTGTTCCTGCTCGCGGTGATCGGCTGGATCTTGCTGCCGCAGCTCGGCCGGCTGCCGCCGTGGTGCAGCGCGCTGGCGGTCGGGGTGCTGGCCTGGCGCGGCTGGCTCTCGCTGCGAGCGCGTCCGCTGCCGCAAGGTCGATGGATCCTGGTGCTGCTGGTCGTGACCATCGCTGCGACCTGGCTGAACTACAGCACGCTGCTCGGCCGAGACGCCGGCGTCACGCTGATCGTCGGCCTGCTCGCGCTAAAAACGCTGGAGCTGCGCGCGCGCCGCGACGCGTTCGTGATCTTCTTCCTGGGCTTCTTCACGATGCTCACGAACTTCTTCTTCTCGCAGTCGCTGCTCGTCGCGGCGGCGATGCTGATCGGCCTGCTCGGGCTGCTGACCGCGCTGGTGAACGCGCACATGCCGGTGGGCCGGCCGCCGCTCGTGCATGCGGCGCGCACCGCGGGCTGGATGGCGCTGCTCGGCGCTCCGGTGATGGCGGCGCTGTTCATGCTGTTCCCGCGGCTCGCGCCGCTGTGGGGTATCCCCGACGACGCGATGAGCGGGCGCAGCGGCCTGTCTTCGACGATGGAAGTCGGCGCGATCGCAAGCCTCGCGCTCGACGACAGCATCGCGATGCGGATTCGCTTCGACGGGCCGGTGCCCGCGCCGTTCGAGCTGTACTTCCGCGGTCCGGTGCTGTCGCAGTTCGACGGGCGCGAATGGCGCGCCGCGCCGCGCCGCTTCGATGTAGACGCCACCTTCGACAGGCTGCAGGTCGCCGGCCGCGCGGTGCACTACCAGGTCACGCTGCAGCCGGACAACCGGCCCTGGGTTTTCGTGCTGGACGCGGCCGACCGCGCGCCGCAACTGCCCGGCTACGAACTGACGCGCGGACCGGCTTTGCTGTGGCGCGCCAACCGGCCGATCACCGACATCGTGCGCTATCGCGCGACCAGCCACCCTGATTTCCGCTACGACGTGGTGCCCGATGCGCTGACCCTGCAACGCGATCTCGAACTGCCGGCCGGCTACGACCCGCGCACGCTGGCGCTGGCCGCGCAGATTCGCAGTGAGCCGCGCTACGCTGATGCCGACGCGCTGACGCTGGTGAACCTGGTGCTGGCGCGGCTGCGCGGCGGCGGCTACCGCTACACGTTGGAGCCCGGCACCTACGGCCGCAACACCGCCGACGAATTCTGGTTCGATCGCAAGCAGGGTTTCTGCGAGCACATCGCGTCCGCGTTCGTCGTGCTGATGCGCGCGCTTGGCGTGCCGGCGCGAATCGTGACCGGCTACCAGGGCGGCTCGCAGAATCCGGTCGACGGCGACTGGGTGGTGCGCCAGAGCGACGCCCACGCCTGGGCCGAGGTCTGGAGCCCGGGGCGCGGCTGGGTGCGGGTCGATCCGACCGCGGCGGTCGCGCCGAGCCGGATCGGCGCGCTCGCACGACTCGCGCCGCCGGCCGGTGTGTTCGCGTCGGTGATCGACGGGGTCAGCCCGACGCTTGCGCACGACCTGCGCGCATTTTGGGAAGCGATGAACAACCGCTGGAACCAGTGGGTGCTGAACTACACGCAGAGCCGGCAGTTCGATCTGCTGCGCAGCCTCGGCTTCGACGCCCCGTCGCGCGAGGACCTGGGCCGCCTGCTGATCGCGCTGGTCGTCGCCGCGAGCCTGCTGGCTGCCGCATGGAGCTGGTGGGACCAGCGCCAGCACGACCCGTGGCTGCGCCTGCTGGAGCGCGTGCGCGCTCGCCTGCGCGCGCTCGGCCTGCCGCTCGCCGCAAGCGCGCCGCCGCGAGCTATCGCCGCCGCCGCGCGGCAGCGCTTCGGCGACGCGGCCGCGCCGCTGGCCGACTGGCTGCTGCGGCTCGAAGCCTTGCGCTATGCTGCAACGGAGCGCGGCCGGCTGGCCCCGCTGCAACGTGAACTCGAGCGACTGAAGTGGCCACGCTGA
- a CDS encoding MoxR-like ATPase, which produces MQIQAKLQALLGQLNTVIVGKSAQVQDCVACLLAGGHLLIEDVPGVGKTTLAHALARGFGLQFSRVQFTADLMPTDLTGVAVYERGSESFVFHPGPIFAQVLLADEINRASPKTQSALLEAMEERQVSVEGETRALPAPFFVIATQNPHDQLGTYALPESQLDRFLMRISLGYPDRAAERELLTGRDRRELVQALPALLGAADLHALQQQVQRIHAAQPLLDYVQDLVAATRSGRWFESGLSPRAGMAVLRAAKAQALLSGRDYVAPDDVQAILAQTVAHRLVPVGEAGRGAAEQVRAMVEAVKLP; this is translated from the coding sequence ATGCAAATCCAGGCAAAACTTCAGGCGCTGCTCGGCCAGCTTAACACGGTGATCGTCGGCAAATCGGCGCAGGTGCAGGACTGCGTGGCCTGCCTGCTGGCGGGCGGGCACCTGCTGATCGAGGACGTGCCCGGCGTCGGCAAGACCACGCTGGCGCACGCGCTGGCGCGCGGCTTCGGTCTCCAGTTCTCGCGCGTGCAGTTCACCGCGGACCTGATGCCGACCGACCTCACCGGCGTCGCGGTGTACGAGCGCGGCAGCGAGTCGTTCGTATTCCATCCCGGCCCGATCTTCGCGCAGGTGCTGCTGGCCGACGAGATCAACCGCGCCAGCCCGAAGACGCAGAGCGCGCTGCTCGAGGCGATGGAAGAGCGCCAGGTCAGCGTCGAGGGCGAGACGCGCGCGCTGCCGGCGCCGTTCTTCGTGATCGCGACGCAGAACCCGCACGACCAGCTCGGCACCTACGCGCTGCCCGAGTCGCAGCTCGACCGCTTCCTGATGCGCATCTCGCTCGGCTACCCGGACCGCGCGGCCGAACGCGAACTGCTGACCGGGCGCGACCGGCGCGAACTGGTGCAGGCGCTGCCGGCGCTGCTCGGCGCCGCCGATCTGCACGCGCTGCAGCAGCAGGTGCAGCGCATCCATGCCGCGCAGCCGCTGCTCGACTACGTGCAGGACCTGGTCGCCGCGACCCGCTCCGGCCGCTGGTTCGAGTCCGGCCTGTCGCCGCGCGCCGGCATGGCCGTGCTGCGCGCGGCCAAGGCGCAGGCGCTGCTCTCGGGGCGCGACTATGTCGCGCCGGACGACGTGCAGGCGATCCTGGCGCAGACCGTCGCGCACCGTCTGGTGCCGGTCGGCGAAGCGGGCCGCGGCGCGGCCGAGCAGGTGCGCGCGATGGTCGAGGCAGTAAAGCTGCCGTGA
- a CDS encoding hypothetical protein (Deacetylases, including yeast histone deacetylase and acetoin utilization protein): MGRTGYFSHPDCRLHDMGPGHPECPERLDAIADRLLATGVLDALEQREATPANVGELLLAHGRRHVAALRGLSEMLEEEIAAGGPGRYSLDPDTSMNGATYRAALLSAGAAIDAVDAVLAGELENAFCATRPPGHHATRNQAMGFCFFSNVAIAAKYALERHGLQRVAVVDFDVHHGNGTEDILAGDERTLMVGFFQHPFYPYSGADPRGANMLNLPVPAYTRGLAIRELVDTLLLPRLDAFAPQLVLCSAGFDAHRDDELGQLGLVEQDYAWITEHVKRIARRHAGGRIVSCLEGGYNLDALARSVEAHLRVLSEI, encoded by the coding sequence ATGGGCCGCACCGGCTACTTCAGCCATCCGGACTGCCGGCTTCACGACATGGGGCCCGGGCATCCCGAATGCCCGGAGCGGCTCGACGCGATCGCCGACCGCTTGCTCGCGACTGGCGTGCTCGACGCGCTGGAGCAGCGCGAGGCGACACCGGCGAATGTCGGCGAGTTGCTGCTGGCGCATGGCAGGCGCCATGTGGCGGCGCTGCGCGGCCTGAGTGAAATGCTCGAAGAGGAGATTGCGGCCGGCGGGCCGGGCCGCTATTCGCTCGACCCGGACACCTCGATGAACGGCGCCACCTACCGCGCCGCGCTGCTGTCGGCCGGCGCCGCGATCGACGCGGTGGACGCGGTGCTGGCGGGCGAACTGGAGAACGCGTTCTGCGCGACGCGCCCGCCGGGGCATCACGCGACGCGCAACCAGGCGATGGGGTTCTGTTTCTTCAGCAACGTCGCGATTGCCGCGAAATACGCGCTCGAGCGGCATGGGCTGCAGCGGGTCGCGGTCGTCGATTTCGACGTGCACCACGGCAACGGCACCGAAGACATCCTCGCCGGCGACGAGCGCACGCTGATGGTCGGCTTCTTCCAGCACCCGTTCTACCCGTACAGCGGCGCCGATCCGCGCGGCGCGAACATGCTGAACCTGCCGGTGCCGGCCTACACGCGCGGCCTGGCGATCCGCGAACTGGTCGACACGCTGCTGCTGCCGCGGCTCGACGCGTTCGCGCCGCAACTGGTGCTGTGCAGCGCCGGCTTCGACGCGCACCGCGACGACGAGCTGGGCCAGCTCGGCCTGGTTGAGCAGGACTACGCCTGGATCACCGAGCACGTGAAGCGAATCGCGCGCCGCCATGCGGGCGGGCGCATCGTCTCGTGCCTCGAGGGCGGCTACAACCTCGACGCGCTGGCGCGCAGCGTGGAAGCGCATCTGCGCGTGCTCTCTGAGATCTGA
- a CDS encoding Potassium efflux system KefA protein / Small-conductance mechanosensitive channel: protein MAAGVPTVMALAPRIDDLQDWFQALTRPTALLELLVLAVCFVVAWAVAWLGRRVAHPDANSIWYGRKLFDGVMFPLLLLCAGVVAREALENRIPFAVFRIAMPVLVSLAAIRLGVKVLQAAFPHAPLVRALERTVSWLAWIAVVLWISGFLPLLLDQFDKITWKVGGSRISITDMIAGVLTTGVVLLIALWISSAIENRLLRNASGNELSVRKAISNAIRAVLVFVGLLIALSAAGIDLTALSVLGGAIGVGIGIGLQQLAANYVSGFVILAERRLRIGDNVRVDSFEGFITDVTARYTMIRSTAGRESIVPNAMMTTQRVENLSLSDRNVWLSTVVVVGQDSDVDLVIRLLLDAALQSPRVLRQPAPMAALSAFPADGLEFTVGYWIADPENGQLGLRSEINLAILRALRANGIELPYPQRVLRRSRTGPA from the coding sequence ATGGCGGCCGGCGTACCGACCGTGATGGCGCTGGCGCCGCGCATCGACGATCTGCAGGACTGGTTCCAGGCGCTGACACGGCCGACCGCGCTGCTCGAACTGCTGGTGCTCGCGGTCTGCTTCGTCGTGGCCTGGGCCGTGGCCTGGCTCGGGCGCCGCGTCGCGCATCCGGACGCGAACTCGATCTGGTATGGCCGCAAGCTGTTCGACGGCGTGATGTTCCCGCTGCTGCTGCTGTGCGCGGGCGTGGTCGCGCGCGAGGCGCTGGAGAACCGCATCCCGTTCGCGGTGTTCCGCATCGCGATGCCGGTGCTGGTGTCGCTGGCGGCGATCCGGCTCGGCGTCAAGGTGCTGCAGGCCGCGTTCCCCCACGCGCCGCTGGTGCGGGCGCTCGAGCGCACCGTGTCCTGGCTCGCCTGGATTGCCGTCGTGCTGTGGATCAGCGGCTTCCTGCCGCTGCTGCTCGACCAGTTCGACAAGATCACCTGGAAGGTGGGGGGCAGCCGCATCTCGATCACCGACATGATCGCCGGCGTGCTGACCACCGGCGTGGTGCTGCTGATCGCGCTGTGGATCTCGTCGGCGATCGAAAACCGGCTGCTGCGCAATGCGAGCGGCAACGAACTGTCGGTGCGCAAGGCGATCAGCAATGCGATCCGCGCGGTGCTGGTGTTCGTCGGTCTGCTGATCGCGTTGTCGGCGGCCGGCATCGACCTGACCGCGCTCTCGGTGTTGGGCGGCGCGATCGGCGTCGGGATCGGCATCGGCCTGCAGCAACTGGCGGCGAACTACGTCAGCGGCTTCGTCATTTTGGCCGAGCGCAGGCTCCGTATCGGCGACAACGTGCGCGTCGACAGCTTCGAGGGCTTCATCACCGACGTGACCGCGCGCTACACGATGATCCGATCGACGGCCGGGCGCGAATCGATCGTGCCGAACGCGATGATGACCACGCAGCGCGTGGAAAACCTGTCGCTGTCGGACCGTAATGTCTGGCTCTCGACGGTCGTGGTGGTCGGGCAAGACAGCGATGTCGATCTGGTGATCCGGCTGCTGCTCGACGCCGCGCTGCAAAGCCCGCGCGTGCTGCGCCAGCCGGCGCCGATGGCGGCGCTGTCCGCGTTTCCGGCCGACGGGCTGGAATTCACTGTCGGCTACTGGATCGCCGACCCGGAGAACGGGCAACTCGGGCTGCGTTCCGAAATCAACCTGGCGATCCTGCGTGCGCTGCGTGCCAATGGCATCGAACTGCCGTATCCGCAGCGCGTGTTGCGCCGGAGCCGGACCGGGCCGGCGTGA
- a CDS encoding Electron transfer flavoprotein, beta subunit — translation MKILVAVKRVVDYNVKVRVKSDNTGVDIANVKMSMNPFDEIAIEEAVRLKEKGAATEIIAVSCGVAQCQETLRTAMAIGADRGILVQTDVELQPLAVAKLLKALVDKEQPGLVILGKQAIDDDCNQTGQMLAALADLPQATFASKVEVAGEKVSVTREVDGGLETEQLSLPAVITTDLRLNEPRYVTLPNIMKAKKKPLETLKPEDLGVDVTPRLKTLKVAEPPKRGAGIKVPDVATLVDKLKNEAKVI, via the coding sequence ATGAAAATCCTGGTCGCAGTCAAGCGTGTGGTCGACTACAACGTGAAGGTGCGGGTGAAATCCGACAACACCGGCGTCGACATCGCGAACGTGAAGATGAGCATGAATCCATTTGACGAAATCGCCATCGAAGAGGCGGTGCGATTGAAAGAGAAGGGTGCCGCGACCGAGATCATCGCCGTCTCGTGCGGCGTCGCCCAATGCCAGGAAACCTTGCGCACCGCGATGGCGATCGGCGCCGACCGCGGCATCCTGGTGCAGACCGACGTCGAACTGCAGCCGCTCGCGGTGGCCAAGCTGCTCAAGGCGCTGGTCGACAAGGAGCAGCCCGGCCTCGTGATCCTGGGCAAGCAGGCGATCGACGACGACTGCAACCAGACCGGCCAGATGCTCGCCGCGCTGGCCGACCTGCCGCAGGCCACGTTCGCCAGCAAGGTCGAAGTCGCCGGCGAGAAGGTCAGCGTCACGCGCGAAGTGGACGGCGGGCTGGAGACCGAGCAACTGAGCCTGCCCGCGGTCATCACCACGGATCTCCGGCTGAACGAGCCGCGCTACGTCACGCTGCCCAACATCATGAAGGCCAAGAAGAAGCCGCTGGAAACTTTAAAGCCCGAGGACCTGGGCGTCGACGTGACGCCGCGGCTGAAGACCCTGAAAGTGGCCGAGCCGCCGAAGCGCGGCGCCGGCATCAAGGTGCCCGATGTCGCCACGCTGGTCGACAAGCTGAAGAACGAAGCCAAAGTTATTTGA
- a CDS encoding Electron transfer flavoprotein, alpha subunit — translation MTALVIAEHDNAQLKGATLNTVTAAAACGGEVHVLVAGHNAAAVAQAAAKITGVAKVLHADGEPLAHALAENVAAQVLALAANYSHILFPATASGKNVAPRVAAKLDVAQISDISKVDGPDTFERPIYAGNAIATVQSADATKVITVRGTGFDPAPASGGSAAVETVAAVADSGKSSFVGAEIAKNDRPELTAAKIIVSGGRALGSAEKFNEVITPLADKLGAAIGASRAAVDAGYAANDLQVGQTGKIVAPELYIACGISGAIQHLAGMKDSKVIVAINKDEEAPIFSVADYGLVADLFVAVPELVKAL, via the coding sequence ATGACCGCCCTCGTCATCGCCGAACACGACAACGCTCAACTCAAGGGTGCCACCCTCAATACCGTGACCGCTGCCGCTGCCTGCGGCGGCGAGGTCCATGTGCTGGTGGCCGGCCACAACGCGGCAGCGGTCGCGCAGGCCGCCGCCAAGATCACCGGCGTCGCGAAGGTGTTGCACGCCGACGGCGAGCCGCTCGCGCATGCGCTGGCCGAGAACGTCGCAGCCCAGGTGCTGGCGCTGGCCGCGAATTACAGCCACATCCTGTTTCCGGCAACCGCCAGCGGCAAGAACGTCGCGCCCCGGGTCGCGGCCAAGCTCGATGTCGCGCAGATCAGCGACATCAGCAAGGTCGATGGCCCCGATACTTTCGAGCGGCCGATCTACGCCGGCAACGCGATCGCGACCGTGCAAAGCGCCGATGCAACCAAGGTGATCACGGTGCGCGGCACCGGGTTCGACCCTGCACCGGCGAGTGGCGGCAGCGCCGCGGTCGAGACCGTCGCGGCGGTGGCCGACAGCGGCAAGTCGAGCTTCGTCGGCGCCGAGATCGCGAAGAACGATCGACCCGAACTGACCGCGGCCAAGATCATCGTCTCGGGTGGCCGGGCGCTGGGCAGCGCGGAAAAGTTCAACGAGGTGATCACGCCGCTGGCCGACAAGCTCGGCGCCGCGATCGGCGCCAGCCGCGCGGCGGTCGACGCCGGCTACGCGGCGAACGACCTGCAGGTCGGGCAGACCGGCAAGATCGTCGCGCCCGAACTCTACATCGCCTGCGGCATCTCGGGCGCGATCCAGCATCTGGCCGGCATGAAGGATTCGAAGGTGATCGTCGCGATCAACAAGGACGAGGAGGCGCCGATCTTCAGCGTCGCCGACTACGGCCTGGTCGCCGATCTGTTTGTTGCGGTGCCGGAACTGGTGAAGGCGCTGTAG